Within the Medicago truncatula cultivar Jemalong A17 chromosome 4, MtrunA17r5.0-ANR, whole genome shotgun sequence genome, the region TTCTGGCGAAATCAAATTGTTGAGAATATCTTTAAGCGATCTCAGCAACGTGACAAACATATCGATCCACGAGAACATGTTGTGCTACCAAAAAATGGAGAACATGCTCCTCATGTCGTTGTCGTTCTTTAATTATAGCTGACTGAGCGTTATTCTTCCGTCGTCCAACGTTGGACAATCACACCAAATATATtacaccctccttgtgtctccggGGTTGAGTCCTTGGTTGATTTCATCCAGTTGATCCTTGAGACCTTTTAACGTGACATTAATGTACCGATCCTTGAACATCTGAGGATTTTCACCGTTGAAGCGTATGCTAACACTGAACAAATCGGTCATTGTTTCAAACCTAcaccataaaaaattaaacaatcaatgaaaaactcattcaaacatttcatcaaacacttggagtgcaaaatatacataaaccctaaaactcatAACTACAATATAAATATGGAAACATCTAAAcaatataagtcatttacatgtaacattgtatcatttcttgcaaaaaactaaaatcaaaatttaaacaaaatccTAAGACTAAAAAAGTCTaatttaagaggaaaaaaaatctaacataaacatgcaaacatctaaacattAAGCAATATATGTCATTGAGATGCAACATTGTatcatttcttgcaaaaaaaaaaattaaaatttaaacaaaaccttaaaactaaaaaaaatctaatttaagagaaaaattctaacatatcaacataaaaagATTAAcgatatttgattatgaaaacttacttgttattagagtgttgtttgatttgaagttgaaggaattttgaatttggGTGATTTGAGAGAGATTTGAGGATTTTAGATGGGAAATGAGGTTTTGCCTGCCTTCAAAACAGCACGCagcgtgaattaactcacgcaacgtgacttaactcacgcatgaGTATTTTTCGTCTTTTCAGTTGAGAATGAGTAAAATGTGTTGGGTAAAGAGGATATTTCATGAAATAATACTTTGAGGGCCTAGACCATCTGCAATAGAGCACTCCATTTTGGATGCATAAGTGGGACATGCATGTACacataatctatttttttaattttcaatgatactccctccggtcctatttacaagagacaatttactttttagatacattaaataatttatgtatttggtttaggttcttgactaaatacatacattattcaatgtatctaaaatatcaactttctcttgtaaataagaCTGGAGGGAGTATTACTTAATAGGCACCCAATCTCTCCAACCTAGCACCtcataaaaaagttaataaataaatcatattaataACTCAATGTCATTGTATTTCAACaaagtttattaattttgtGTACAATTTATTACATATGACCcacaaaaattaaagagaaagaGAGGGTGCTTATATAGCCCACCCATCTCTATAAGCACCAAACATCTTCTCTTCACAATGAGGGTGTTTATTAATTCTTGTGCTAAATAGATGAAGCACCCACCATTGTGGATGCTGCcctttaattcataataaaaaaaaataaaaataaaaaggaataaaTACTTCCTCATTCATCTGCTCTAGAAGGTGAATAAAGAAGGATTTGAACGTTATTCTCTCTCCCGCTAAGATTAATCTAATATTCTCACACCAAATATTTGactataaaaaaatcttattcatctatataaatttcattggtcaatcaaataattagaaacaaattcatattcatcaatacattattttaaatgaatcaaaacaCATATTTGACTCAAGATTTGAATTTGTATAAGAATATAATTACATATTAATATGCTTGGTATATTCCAAAATactaacaaatatataaaaattaaaactctGCCTTAATCCAATATCTTCTTTGCATGAGCCATATAAGGTTAAAGTATTTATAAAATTGTGTAGATCTAAACTTTTGAATAAGTAATAGTATATTCAATAAGTAATAGTATATTCAATAGGAGATGCTTTGCTATTAAAAAGTATGTACTTGTTAGGTATTTTCATTGGAGAGTCATTAGATTTGCTATTAAAAAGTATGTACTTATTAGGTATTTTGATTGGAGAGTCATTAGAAGTGATATCTAGGAGGAGAGAAGATAGAGAAAATActtgtaacaaaaattcaaattattgatagaaaaatacaaattagTGTCAAAACATAACAGCGTctacttttttaaagaaatgatgtctaattgtttttatttttaagaaaggAATAATGTCTAATTGTTGATAGGATTCATTTACACTATGTTTGTTTGCAGAGAAATAGGGAAGAGAGagatagggaagagagaaataaggaaaagatagtgtttttcttttgtttggtggaggagagaagttaaggagagataaaaaaaattacctttttgCTTTCTCTGCTTTGCAGTGAAGAAATTGAGGACAAAGCTTGTTAATTGCAGCAAATACAATTTTACCCTtgctttcaattattttattgatgttaatttttcatgaattttttattgaagttaTCTAGTGAAGTAGCTatgctttcaatttttttttgtcatggaAATGAAAGATTGAGTTGACGCAAGCAGcacattgtgtttttttaataagaaagaaaacaatatacttactttattaaaacaaagataataatatgtttaccaaaaagtaaattaaatttgacaaaggacttattttattaagttgaaatatatttttgattaaatatgtttttaaacaAGGGCTTatttgttatttcaaaaaattattatcgttctctcttctctttctcttgtaCCAAACCATACATCAAATctactttatttttcatttctttctctcttctcaaactctcttacctatttctctcttcatatCTTCAACTCTAAACGAAACACACCCTTAATGAATTTTTCAAGATGTAATGCATTTAAGGGGTTAAGGTATCAAAgatgaaaattataaattaaaaattgtatcAAGTTATTCTTCAAACTTTTTATAATTACttgtttaataattatttgtagATAAATTATACTAATAAACATGAACTATTTAAAACTTTATATGAAAAGTCCACAATACCATTGTGAATATTCTACAATAGTTTTGTCATCCGTacaaatgatttaaaaaaactattccacaaaaaaaattacatgcatACAACAAATTCTACGCTCCAAAGAGTATCTCGTTTATAGATTAGAGACGACACAATCAACATAACATGCACACATATACCGTAACCTTCTGAATCTATGCGTTAACTTgtgttatgtggtgtattatttttcttattaaaaaatatgtcaaatacaaaattaaatttactctaaattaatttaatatcagaaagaaaaaaaataatataacataaataatgggatatttgtcatttcattttttaaaatggcTCTCTTTGACTTTTTATACATGAATtaataattaacaaaagatactaaaaaaaaaaaaaaatacaataagagGTGAGTCGCGATATCATATCATAACCCGGCAACTACACCAATTTCACGGGCGAATAGAGCTAACGGAAGACGATGTCGTCGAATAAGAATATGACGAAACACTCCCCGAATCTCCACCAACAACCCCATACAAAATATTACCCAGATAACTCTCTATATATTCCGGTTCATATCTTACACCGGACCCGACCCGATTCTTCTCATAGAATCCACCATACTTCGCCACCAACTTCGAACCAATCAACGCTTTAATCTCATCCCTTAGCCTCGGGTCGGATACAATCCATGAAGTTTGTTTCTTACACTCTTCATCAAACGCAGCAttgaattttacaaaaataGCCTTAACTTGCTCCACCGTCTTCTCCGCCGTGGAATTTTCATTTTCCGGCAACGTTGACAAAACCTTATTCCATCCAATTTGAACAAATTTGTTCACATACTCTTTCACCTtcaattcatgatttgttaaCCATTCTTCTCCGAGAAGAAACCCTAGATTCGATCTTCGAACCTTTACGACGACGTATTGCATGTTATTTGCGAGAAAAAGATAAGAAAGTGCTACGTCTTTGTAGAATTCAGCTTTTGTATCGAGTTTGCAGAGAAGAACAAGTATCAGCCACGCGATTTTTTCTGATATCTccgatgaagatgatgatgacgaGGATGACGATGAATTCTCGCTGCGCATCGGACTTCGATAGTACGACTCCGGTAACGGAGACTGCGGCATATCGAAGACGATATCAGCGAGAATTCCACCGTAATCGGCGAGGAAGGTTAGGTAATTCATGACATAGCGTGTGAGAGGATGAACACCACCACCGGAGACTTGTTTCTTTGAAGAATCTTTCTGAATAGCTGATTCGAATTCCTTTAACATCGTTTTAACAGCTTCTGCAAGTTTCTCCATTGAATTAATGGCTTGTAAACGGACGTTGGAAGTTGATTCAAACGAGAAAATCGAttgaatttgttgaaaatgatctGAAATTGCTTCGTATAAATCAAGAGTTCTGAACATTTTCTCAGGAGTTTTCTTGCATTTTGCTACCATGTCCGGAAAAGTAAAAAGAGATGTAGCACCTTCTTTGGTAATCTCTGCGAAACAAGACTCAGCTATTCTCTTCCCTGCGGCGGCGAATACGTCGTCGCATAGAATTCTTTCGCCGTGGAAAAGTGTTCTCACGGCGACTTTAACAGCCTTCAACCACGTCTTGATTTTCAACTCAATGACTTCCCAAtccattttttgaatttgagaGAACGTTAATCTTTCAATACCAAGATGATAAAGTGCTTCATCAACAATAGATTTTCTCATAACAATGTAAACCTTAACACACTCTTTTCCATACCCACAATTTATCATGCAATCAGCAATAGCTTTCAAATCCGCCATAGCAAGCATCGAAACTCTCTCCGTTTCCGAGATTTGGTTTCCGACAACAAACTTCTCGTCGTCGGAAacttcatcatcataatcagAAACGGAGAAACTGCTTCGACGATCGGTGGAGGAACGGTTAGAAACAGATTCAGGGTCTAAATGTTCTCTATTTGTTGAAAGTATGTTATAAAACTCTTTTTGAAGAGTTTTCATAGCAAGTTGCATTAAAAATTGAGCTCTAACAAGAGTGTTGGAGGTGGAATCATGTGTGACAAAATATTGCATAGCAGATTGTAAACCCTTGACAGCGTTAAGGTAGTGTTTGGCTTCAAAGCGAGTATTACCGCTGAAAAGTGGGTTGATAATTTGGTTTGTGTTGGAATAATCCCATTTGGTTATAAGTGATTCTGCAGTTAAGATATTTTCTTCCATTAAGGAGTCTGAGAAAGTGAAAGTGTGGTGAGGTGAGGAAGGTGATggtaatgttgatgatgaaggaGGTGTTGGATGGAAGAAAATGCTTCTCATTCCTTTTCTAggcattttgaaaattcaaagaaaacttGTTATGTTTCTGTTTGATTTGGTGTTTTTTGAGGTTGAGAATTGAACTAATGGTTTTTTGTTATTGTAGTTGTTTGTTGGGTTTGTTTATATAGAGAAAATTAAGTGTAATTTATGGTTGACTTTTTCATTGGATGAGTAATAGTGGCGTGTCATAGTTGGACTACAAAGTTGGGTTAATCAAAACATACGCGGAAGGAGTAAGAaacgttttttgtttttttttttcttttctattgtaTGCGTGACACAAATAAGCCAGTACATTAATAAGAAGAAAACATGTTGCCACTTTTGGAAGGATATCTTGAATCATACTGTAACTTACTAGTTGCCAACCTGAAAAGAAAGATGGTGGAAAATGACTTCTTAAATCATCATCATTCTCAGATTTTATTCAAGACATAATAAAATCTcaattaaaagacaaaaaagatATCAAATCACAAAATTTTACTTCATATTTTACGCGCTTGGGATTCAGTTAGATGGAGCGGAGTAATACCATTTCTACATCAATAGTTCTAGTACtttgagatatatatatattttaaaagtaaaaaaattgtgattttttctctctctctctttaacTAGTACCTTAGAGATATTAGTTAACGTTCACGTGAGCTTAACTTGTAAGAACAATGCTTAATATATATAAGGTCTGAGATttttacactaaaaaaaatagttaacgtaaaaaaaaaaaatatgataaaaaagaaaatatcaatataacaattaacatttaacattaaaaatgtattcataaataaatctatgttagcatttcccatgtTTAATATATATGCACACATAAGTGCATAAcaaatattatgagttgttaatCTTCTTACTTTAAAGGAGTAGCCAAAACCAAtttatttccctaaaaaaaaaatgttatatatagCAATCTTTGTATAGAGTGATAGTTCAAGGATGAAATTAACAGCTTATGTGTGACAGGATGCGGTTTCGTGGAAGATGCAcgatatttatttttgtcttgcagtttttttggttctttatgGTTTTTGGTGAGGTCTTGGATAGGCTTTGATGGTGTGGATCATTGTGATATATCAAATCATGGTGCTCATTTTGCATTTTACACAGGTGGCTTGAAATCAAGGAGATCTTTTCTTCAGCTTATTTGGTTACTCACGATGTGGGTTATATGGAATGAAGGAAATAACAAGctttttaagcaaaaagaaaGTTCCTTAGTTCAATTATTAGACAAAGTAAGGTATCATTCTTTGTGGTGGCTGAAAGCCAATAATGTTGTATTCATGTTTGGTAATCAGATGTGGTTGTCGAACCCATTGTCGTGTTTAGGCATAAGTTAATAACTTGTTGTAATTTTTAATCTGCTTGTATCGTTTTAAGTAGTCTTTTcggtacattttttttttttgaaaactcggtatccgatcgaagaatcgactaattcgaggggaccaatccTACCGCCCACTTGTGCTGAGGGGGCTGTTTTAGCAGTGTTAATAtagttcatttttgtttgttaaaaaaaagaaattaacagCTTATTTGATTAGatctaattaatttaaaaagtgataAATGATTGAAATTTCAACTTGAAGAGCAATTAAAAATGCACCACTAGAATCACCCACGTGCCTAAATTGGCTCAAATGCTAAATCCTCACTGGTGTGCCCAATCTGGCAaggttataatattttaaaaggaGTGCTTAGAAGATCACTCTATTTTTAACGATGACTTTTTTATCAGATGAAATTCATCGtgtgttttattattttgaaaatggatTACACATAAAATGGTTGGGTTCATATAATTTCATCTAATAAATGAGTGTtggaaagaaaatattaaaatgagtaTTCCTAATACTTTTCATATGCTatattctttctttgttttaaaataattttttaacgattttattaaaatggatgttaattaagatttttacacacatattaataaACACAATGAATAAAAGAAAGATGATAAAAAATTTACCAAATTATATTTGCTAACTATCGTGTGTTTCTCACCGTTATTataaatgtaaagtaaaatttaatatttttagagTATCACACGGaatattaattagaaaatacaattgaaagaagaaaaaaaaattttgaatcattataaaagataattaattaatattacattaaaaaaagtacaaatgtcaaaaatgacatttatatgaaaacaattaatttctctcaaaaaaaaaatgataacaattaatttttttttaagtaacgTTCATTTTAAAACACAACAGCCTTGATAGTCAATGGATTGACCGCATATATAGATCAGAAGTTATAGTGCAAGTTGCACCTAATAACTGGTACTTAGGCTGGGCTAGTCACGTAgttctcaaaataaaatatatgtaggTTCTATTTTTGagtcaaataataatattttggttCTAATTTGACTTCATATATCAGTCAAATTTAAACTCCGTCTCAAGTCTCAACTTTCTGGTGCAATTGAAATGGCACGAAGGAATTAGTCTCGCATCATGTTTAATGTTAGAATACATATAAAtcattgtgtttttcttataaGTATAATTTTCTACTATcatacttatattaaaaaaatctgaggACAAGAGAAACATGAATATATTGATTAATTCTTAATAAGAAAGGCTTATTGATCCGGAATAGATTATAGATGACGgctgaagttttttttttttttttttttttctagtagtCTGTtggctggagctcacacatttaaatatggagaagtgggtgtccggagttcgaaccccgatccctgcataaattatgcaatgtccctgtCAATTGAGCTATGCTTACGGGGACAACCTCTGAGAAGTGGAGGTTAtatacaaggactaaaatgctTAAGTTAATTAGTGAGAGTTTTGAGagagttaaaaatttaattaatcgTAATGGAAAATACATTTCTTATGAATGACTATATTTATTAGGAAATACTAACGAGTGTCCTGCAGACTCtttttaataactttaaatagtaaaaaaaattttatagaaaattgtgtattcaatgCATCGGAAATTGAAGTGTTAaacttttttaaggaataatttcttaattgagAAACCATAAAGATCAGTGTTATTAGGGCACTCGTTAGAAAAACCCTTAAGCTTAGGGTGGTTACATGAATTCAACATGATTCATGGATCACTCTTATAAGATCATAATGATTTGATCACGAGCTGATCTAATGTAGCACATGTGCACCATAATATTTACTGTATTAGTTTCACTTTTAAATGAATCAAAAACAATTCCAAAGATGttgattttgacatatttatatAGGAAATTGCTGTTTGTAGCGACAACAAATCCAGCGAAATTTTCCCGAGCGGTTATTTGCTTGCATTTATTTCCTAAAGAgtggtgatatttgaacaactcttttggGACAATCttgttgtgttctcttcttattgatcaaaaacaatagagagagagggaaaataagaagataatgtgagtataagataaggttgtacaaaagttgtacaaaaatggttgtacaaatataatttctctttccTAAATTGTACCCATGATTTCCATGTTTTCCGGGAATGCAGAAATTTAAGTGGCAAACAGCTTCTCGTGAATCTCTCAGGATGAATAACATTGCTCATTCATATATTCTCgagtaaaaatgattttgtcttcagaattgattctaactttgaatttgaaatttgtaatttttaactCCTAATAATGATTTTTAGTCTTGATTATTTTTCAATTCACTATTCCAACATAAACTTAGGATTCTTGGACTATGGCTAATGGATCCATGAGGAAAAATAATCAGAATATGTGCAAGCAACGGTTGAATACAAAAATGATGATTTGATTAACTGAATAAATTAAACTATGAACGAGGCACACAGGgctagaaaaataatatataggaAAAAGAAGTGTCTAAAATGTTGCACTCTCTTGTCGCATATCAGTTTGGAGCAATCAGAATATGCTTCAATACCAAACTGAATGTGTCAACAatggttgaaaaataaaaagtggaAACTCCCTAAAATATTGCTGAATTTTATTTAAgctttattgattttttttttttccacctcGAGGTTCTTTTGATTTGGTCATATTGGATTGCATTTCTGtgccttttataaaaaataaaaaaaaaaaatattggactGTATCTATTCAACatacaatataattatttagTATCTCCGGTAAAATATGTTTGCATTTGATGTCATATTATTTAAACAGATATTTTCGTATGAAAAAATTTATGCGtttaacataaacaaattttttggtAGTTGGTGGAGTTACCTTTACGTAGTTATTTGATTGTGCTTTCGTCTCAAGTCGTATTCTGCATTGCATCAGTTGAGACATTTCGTCGTTTGTGGCAATAATATATTAGACCGTTACCTCATTTCATTCAAGTCTTTgtcatttttatcttttgatgaAATCATGTTTTCTAAtttaacttatatatatttccaaataTTTAGCTTTATTTTTGGATTGCACATGGGGTAGTTACACTTGCATCGCTCTTTGGTTTGATCATGTCATATATTAGTAGTATTTTTAAATGTAGTCTCTACATCATtctgtttaatttttctttcataatcaTTCAGCTAATATAAACCGTGCATGCTGAAAGGCATTGATGAGTACTTTTTACTACGAAAATCACTGGAGACCACGATTGATTATCTTTATAAATTGATGATGTATAGTAAAGTCAATTTCACATGGCCTTACACATAAATAGAATCCACACTAGTTGGGGATATTTAAAGTTTGAACTTCAACCTCTGCATCTATATATAATGTAGgccaaatgcatctaaaggtcctgtaagtttttcatttttcccaaagtcatcctttaagtttcaaaagtttcaaacaaatccttttagtttttgaatcgtttcaaacaagtcctattgtagataacatagttggtaattgcttccttgaactcatctttggtaccaaatctggctcctaacacccacttaaaattagtcatttttTTAGGCATGCCAAATGGTGGCTAAtgttctttgttgctatcatctaaatcatcaccatcatcctctaaaaggacttatttgaaacgattcaaaaactaaaaggacttgtttgagactttttaaacttaaaggacgactttggaaaaaatga harbors:
- the LOC11419990 gene encoding exocyst complex component EXO70H1, which produces MPRKGMRSIFFHPTPPSSSTLPSPSSPHHTFTFSDSLMEENILTAESLITKWDYSNTNQIINPLFSGNTRFEAKHYLNAVKGLQSAMQYFVTHDSTSNTLVRAQFLMQLAMKTLQKEFYNILSTNREHLDPESVSNRSSTDRRSSFSVSDYDDEVSDDEKFVVGNQISETERVSMLAMADLKAIADCMINCGYGKECVKVYIVMRKSIVDEALYHLGIERLTFSQIQKMDWEVIELKIKTWLKAVKVAVRTLFHGERILCDDVFAAAGKRIAESCFAEITKEGATSLFTFPDMVAKCKKTPEKMFRTLDLYEAISDHFQQIQSIFSFESTSNVRLQAINSMEKLAEAVKTMLKEFESAIQKDSSKKQVSGGGVHPLTRYVMNYLTFLADYGGILADIVFDMPQSPLPESYYRSPMRSENSSSSSSSSSSSEISEKIAWLILVLLCKLDTKAEFYKDVALSYLFLANNMQYVVVKVRRSNLGFLLGEEWLTNHELKVKEYVNKFVQIGWNKVLSTLPENENSTAEKTVEQVKAIFVKFNAAFDEECKKQTSWIVSDPRLRDEIKALIGSKLVAKYGGFYEKNRVGSGVRYEPEYIESYLGNILYGVVGGDSGSVSSYSYSTTSSSVSSIRP